In Maridesulfovibrio sp., a single genomic region encodes these proteins:
- a CDS encoding RHS repeat-associated core domain-containing protein yields the protein MKSFTNYRMELRPRSELTTGLVLYGETEPAEMQIENLWKIVDRRTGEELKEPRVDFSEFSMGDKLYSSMMKPETKRRWDQKLYEQEQSKAIFAKLKRMVHAQFMEQNPNLPVVRGLAETDYGRKAVAEFSAATASVNHQHSQHPLHPYVQAGTGESIQDELAKDGIEIDPDEKVRTIAFTVPGADKPFSILAAARDEKWRIFERLLAFDPNDLHLQYGYDAGGRLNKVWEGDRLVEQYQYGAQGERLVSETLHSGRRHYEYDDKLRLLQAGDTTYTYNAYGSLSEKKVKNRVTQYEYLSNGQLCKVVLPDGRIIKYVFDKRGVRIAKKINGEIVEKYKWKDFKTIEAIADGTGKNKITFTHDEESDQIIMTSEGKTFYLAVDQVGSVFMVADDQGNEIKRIIYDSFGNVLVDTNEQFYLPLGFASGLTDKDTGLVHFGFREYDSEIGRFTAQDPLGYGGGDVDVYGYCLDDPINFNDPDGLMTGGVGPIDFPPERTVLGIFYRWQASDGACAECKKLDGEYFDTPAVKRPHPNCRCRLIECVVWEEVTKWEKVRETDIYYEYIRAFIVGSGGSAYWRKYYTAEEQRTKRRVRECEDSKTELLNKTETRQVDETDVVETDVTVICQGRNIEHGDFVFTYHPGTGKTVVLSNN from the coding sequence ATGAAATCTTTCACTAATTACCGGATGGAGCTTAGACCCCGCAGTGAATTGACAACTGGTCTGGTGCTGTACGGTGAAACCGAACCAGCGGAAATGCAGATCGAAAATCTTTGGAAGATAGTTGACCGCAGAACAGGTGAGGAACTGAAAGAGCCGAGAGTTGATTTTTCAGAATTTTCAATGGGAGACAAACTTTATTCATCTATGATGAAGCCGGAGACCAAACGTAGATGGGATCAGAAGTTATACGAGCAGGAGCAATCCAAAGCTATTTTCGCCAAACTGAAGCGAATGGTCCATGCTCAGTTTATGGAACAGAATCCAAACCTGCCCGTTGTTCGCGGACTGGCTGAAACGGACTACGGAAGGAAAGCTGTAGCAGAATTTAGTGCAGCCACAGCAAGTGTTAATCATCAGCATTCTCAACATCCGCTTCATCCATATGTACAAGCTGGAACCGGAGAAAGTATTCAGGACGAACTAGCCAAGGATGGTATTGAAATTGATCCTGATGAAAAGGTTCGTACCATCGCTTTTACTGTCCCCGGAGCTGATAAGCCCTTCTCCATTCTGGCTGCTGCACGTGATGAAAAGTGGCGCATATTTGAGAGGTTGCTCGCGTTTGATCCGAATGATCTTCATCTCCAATATGGATATGATGCAGGCGGGAGACTGAATAAGGTTTGGGAGGGAGATCGTCTTGTTGAGCAGTACCAGTACGGAGCGCAGGGCGAGCGGTTAGTTTCTGAAACATTGCATTCTGGGCGTAGGCACTACGAGTATGATGATAAGCTTCGTCTTCTACAGGCTGGTGATACCACATACACATACAATGCTTATGGAAGCCTGTCTGAGAAGAAAGTCAAAAATAGGGTTACTCAATACGAATACCTGTCCAATGGTCAGCTCTGTAAGGTTGTTCTGCCTGATGGTCGAATTATTAAATACGTTTTCGATAAACGTGGTGTGCGCATTGCTAAGAAAATTAACGGTGAGATTGTCGAAAAATATAAGTGGAAAGATTTCAAGACTATTGAAGCAATCGCTGACGGAACGGGTAAGAATAAAATAACTTTTACCCACGATGAAGAGTCTGACCAGATTATCATGACATCCGAGGGTAAGACGTTCTATCTGGCAGTTGATCAGGTCGGATCGGTTTTTATGGTTGCTGATGATCAGGGAAATGAGATAAAGCGAATTATATACGATTCGTTTGGAAATGTGTTGGTGGATACAAATGAGCAGTTTTATCTGCCGCTTGGCTTTGCATCCGGGCTTACTGATAAAGATACCGGGTTGGTTCATTTCGGTTTCCGCGAGTATGATTCCGAGATTGGGCGTTTTACAGCCCAAGATCCGCTTGGATATGGTGGCGGTGATGTGGATGTTTATGGGTATTGCTTGGATGATCCGATTAATTTTAATGATCCTGATGGGTTGATGACCGGTGGAGTTGGGCCTATCGATTTTCCTCCTGAGCGAACTGTTTTAGGGATTTTCTATCGGTGGCAAGCGAGTGATGGGGCATGTGCTGAATGCAAAAAATTGGATGGTGAATACTTCGATACCCCTGCGGTGAAAAGGCCGCATCCGAATTGTCGATGTCGACTAATTGAGTGCGTTGTCTGGGAGGAAGTCACAAAATGGGAAAAAGTGAGAGAAACTGATATTTATTATGAATATATCCGTGCTTTCATTGTAGGGTCTGGGGGTTCTGCATATTGGCGAAAATATTATACGGCAGAGGAACAAAGGACCAAAAGAAGGGTCAGGGAATGTGAGGACTCAAAGACAGAATTGTTAAATAAAACTGAAACCCGGCAAGTCGATGAGACCGATGTCGTTGAGACAGATGTCACAGTGATTTGCCAAGGTAGAAATATTGAACATGGAGATTTTGTATTTACCTATCATCCGGGGACAGGAAAGACCGTTGTACTCAGTAATAATTAA
- a CDS encoding RHS repeat-associated core domain-containing protein has protein sequence MLHCPFFEVEPFTVADSSGNSVQEVLYDSFGVMIQNSHPELVLPLGFAGGLCDSDTGLIHFGYREYDPTIGRFISPDPLGYAGGDVDLYGYCGDDPVNFIDRMGLSDTSEAQEEDEGEGTEPEKEDENFFWTVTPKENACEKCQALKGKTFKKEPERPHPNCKCEIKRHFKGITIMGKLDGQGSSESHKFGAGQKIVVEVRNLGPFFAGARIQVDGDVEENTGHMAPGQSKSFDFTKFGEIPVPWEVAITCDGADNSSILYFIRG, from the coding sequence ATTCTTCACTGCCCTTTCTTTGAGGTAGAGCCATTTACTGTTGCCGATTCCTCAGGAAACAGTGTACAGGAAGTCCTATATGATTCTTTCGGAGTTATGATACAAAACAGCCATCCCGAACTAGTGCTCCCGCTCGGCTTTGCCGGGGGACTATGTGATTCCGATACCGGGCTGATCCATTTCGGCTACCGAGAATACGATCCGACCATTGGTAGATTCATTTCTCCTGATCCTTTGGGGTATGCTGGCGGTGATGTGGATCTTTATGGTTACTGCGGAGATGACCCGGTTAACTTTATCGACCGTATGGGTCTGAGTGACACCAGTGAGGCGCAGGAGGAAGACGAGGGCGAAGGAACTGAGCCTGAAAAGGAAGACGAAAATTTCTTTTGGACGGTAACTCCCAAAGAGAATGCCTGCGAAAAATGTCAGGCACTCAAAGGAAAAACCTTTAAGAAAGAACCTGAAAGACCGCACCCCAACTGTAAGTGCGAAATCAAGAGACATTTCAAGGGCATCACTATTATGGGTAAACTTGATGGTCAAGGCAGCAGCGAAAGTCATAAATTCGGTGCCGGGCAGAAAATCGTTGTTGAAGTGAGGAATCTCGGCCCCTTTTTTGCCGGGGCAAGAATTCAGGTTGACGGCGATGTGGAGGAAAATACTGGACATATGGCTCCGGGCCAGTCCAAGTCTTTTGATTTTACGAAATTCGGCGAGATACCGGTGCCATGGGAAGTGGCGATCACCTGCGATGGAGCCGACAATTCCAGTATTCTTTATTTCATAAGGGGTTAA
- a CDS encoding MerR family transcriptional regulator, protein MSGQIEEKTYKIGQAAKLVGLKSYVLRFWEGEFEQLEPIRTLSGQRLYSDEHISLIRRIKGLLHDEGLTIEGARKRLEGSENGNCAEQNRAASPAPVDQLPLLRIGNESEMIPERKILREVRAELQEIRKLLG, encoded by the coding sequence ATGTCAGGACAGATTGAAGAGAAAACATATAAGATCGGGCAGGCGGCCAAACTTGTCGGGCTGAAGTCCTATGTCCTGCGTTTTTGGGAAGGGGAGTTCGAGCAGCTGGAGCCTATCCGGACCCTTTCCGGACAGCGTCTCTACAGCGATGAGCATATTTCGCTGATCCGCCGGATCAAGGGATTGCTTCATGACGAAGGATTGACCATAGAAGGTGCCCGCAAGCGACTTGAAGGTTCAGAGAACGGCAATTGTGCTGAACAGAATAGAGCCGCATCTCCGGCCCCCGTAGATCAACTGCCGCTTTTGCGCATCGGGAATGAATCGGAAATGATCCCGGAAAGGAAAATTTTGCGTGAGGTAAGAGCGGAACTGCAGGAGATCAGGAAACTGCTCGGCTGA